The Camelus dromedarius isolate mCamDro1 chromosome 8, mCamDro1.pat, whole genome shotgun sequence genome includes a window with the following:
- the CCSER2 gene encoding serine-rich coiled-coil domain-containing protein 2 isoform X5 encodes MEEKTQIKTFLGSKLPKYGAKSVRSTLQPMPNGKPVNLLGTSKSSNAKSYIKSNGTDCSSSHSFNWRTANKYQFSAQSPEEPSSTQSSHDSVTDPEKHAPAQGMFDRNGIKGGLKSISLLTSKLVKPPTMFVSSTEELNQKSLSGPSNLGKFTKGTLLGRTSYASVSAPKSQLNGFYGNRSAGSIQRPRANSCATRNSSGESLAQSLDNIKSLACEKMVRSQSFSHSIQNSFLPPSSITRSHSFNRAADLTKPYQSQQLPIRVPLRSSMLTRNSRPSEVLNGNEHLGYGFNRPYAAGGKKLALPNGPGVTSTLGYRMIHPSLLKSSRPPFSGTITVDGNKNSPADVCIEEDAALVANDRATEKNQERIENANYRTENDQTMKHDAKIRYLSDDVDDISLSSLSSSDKNDLSEDFSDDFIDIEDSNRTRITPEEISLKEEKHETVPPKDIFDTPKENEKSFSKTDEWIDISVSVEDRSECSKHTSGNNLVSPDTDYRAGSSFELSPSDSSDGTYMWDEEGLEPIGNIHPVGSYESSEMNSIISNSLSTI; translated from the exons AtggaagaaaaaacacaaatcaaGACTTTTTTGGGTTCCAAGTTGCCAAAGTATGGAGCAAAATCTGTGAGAAGTACACTGCAGCCAATGCCAAATGGGAAACCTGTTAATTTATTGGGAACTTCCAAGAGTAGCAACGCCAAAAGTTACATCAAAAGTAATGGCACTGATTGTTCGTCATCCCATTCATTTAATTGGAGAACGGCAAATAAATACCAGTTCAGTGCGCAAAGTCCCGAAGAGCCTAGCAGTACTCAGAGTTCACATGATAGCGTAACTGATCCTGAGAAACATGCACCTGCTCAAGGAATGTTTGATAGAAATGGGATAAAGGGAGGTCTGAAAAGTATTTCTTTACTCACATCAAAGTTAGTAAAGCCACCCACTATGTTTGTGTCATCTACAGAGGAGTTAAACCAGAAGTCTTTGTCTGGACCATCTAATTTGGGTAAATTCACCAAAGGCACATTATTAGGAAGGACTTCATATGCTTCGGTCAGTGCTCCAAAGTCACAGTTGAATGGCTTTTATGGAAACCGGTCAGCTGGTAGCATCCAAAGGCCTAGAGCAAACTCCTGTGCCACCCGCAACAGTTCTGGAGAAAGCTTAGCACAATCCCTAGACAATATTAAATCTCTTGCTTGTGAAAAAATGGTAAGGTCACAAAGTTTTTCACATTCCATTCAGAATTCATTCCTTCCACCTTCATCTATAACCAGATCACATTCCTTCAATAGAGCTGCAGATCTTACAAAGCCTTATCAGAGCCAACAACTACCCATTAGAGTGCCTCTGAGGTCAAGTATGCTAACCAGAAATTCCCGGCCGTCAGAAGTACTCAATGGGAATGAACATTTAGGGTATGGGTTTAATAGGCCTTATGCTGCTGGTGGAAAGAAGCTGGCTTTACCGAATGGTCCGGGTGTAACTTCCACTTTGGGTTATAGAATGATTCATCCCTCTCTACTGAAATCAAGCCGACCTCCGTTTTCTGGGACTATCACAGTTGATGGCAATAAAAATTCACCTGCTGACGTGTGTATAGAGGAAGATGCTGCCCTTGTGGCTAATGACAGAGCTACTGAAAAAAACCAAGAACGAATTGAAAATGCTAATTATAGAACAGAAAATGACCAGACCATGAAGCACGATGCTAAAATTAGATACCTGAGTGATGATGTGGATGACATTTCCTTGTCTTCTCTGTCATCTTCTGATAAAAATGATTTAAGTGAAGACTTTAGTGATGATTTTATAGACATAGAAGACTCCAACAGAACTAGAATAACTCCAGAAGAAATTTCTCTCAAAGAAGAAAAGCATGAAACTGTACCACCAAAGGACATATTTGATACccccaaggaaaatgaaaaatcctTCAGTAAAACTGATGAATGGATTGATATAAGTGTCTCTG TTGAAGACAGGAGTGAATGTTCAAAACATACATCTGGGAATAACTTGGTTTCACCAGATACAGATTACAGAGCTGGTTCTTCGTTTGAACTCTCTCCATCTGATAGCTCTGATGGGACGTACATGTGGGATGAAGAGGGCTTGGAGCCCATTGGAAATATCCACCCAGTTGGGAGCTATGAGTCCTCCGAGATGAACAGCATA ATATCCAATTCTCTCAGCACCATTTGA